In the genome of Paenibacillus sp. FSL R5-0766, one region contains:
- a CDS encoding HAMP domain-containing sensor histidine kinase: MNSKLINTVRWKFIYAFFLSGILTAVILYGGSQVGQNILEAQTYPDYSIPAQGIRWLVNNIGSVPLMIVVGVLSFVLFFFLFSRKVMRVLDEITAGIQEVAKGELSHRIEVKTSDEFGVVATSINQMAEQLQLSLQEERNAVAAKNDLITGISHDLRTPLTSILGFLEYIEKDRYQDEIEMRYYVSIAYEKSLTLRKLIDDLFEYTRVSGGSLPLSLQALNLNSFLMQLAEEFAPMLEDAGMTYKIIGGQDPLWIQAAPGELVRAYENLFSNAIRYGSQGKLMEIGLALEGREAVVRISNYGELIPAQDLPHLFDRFYRVDKSRSRDTGGTGLGLAIAKSMIELHRGSIVAYSENGRTDFVTRFPVTAAPPSNYSEK, translated from the coding sequence ATGAATTCAAAGCTGATTAATACAGTTCGATGGAAATTTATCTATGCATTTTTTCTGAGCGGCATATTAACTGCAGTTATTTTGTACGGGGGCAGTCAGGTGGGGCAGAACATCCTGGAAGCTCAGACGTATCCGGATTATTCCATTCCAGCCCAAGGGATCAGGTGGTTGGTGAATAATATCGGTTCAGTGCCTTTGATGATTGTGGTAGGCGTGCTGAGTTTTGTGCTGTTTTTTTTCCTGTTCTCACGCAAGGTGATGCGGGTTCTGGATGAAATTACGGCGGGAATTCAGGAAGTTGCCAAAGGAGAGTTATCCCATCGCATCGAAGTGAAGACCTCGGATGAATTCGGAGTGGTTGCTACAAGCATTAATCAGATGGCTGAACAATTGCAGTTATCGCTTCAGGAAGAGCGTAATGCGGTCGCTGCCAAAAACGATCTGATTACGGGGATATCACATGATCTGAGAACACCACTCACTTCTATTCTGGGATTTCTGGAGTACATCGAGAAGGATCGGTACCAGGATGAGATTGAGATGCGCTATTACGTTAGCATTGCCTATGAGAAATCCTTGACCCTTCGCAAGTTAATCGATGACTTGTTCGAATATACGCGTGTGAGTGGCGGGAGTCTTCCGTTATCTCTGCAAGCATTGAACCTGAATTCGTTTCTGATGCAGCTGGCTGAAGAGTTTGCTCCCATGCTGGAGGATGCTGGCATGACCTACAAGATCATCGGCGGGCAAGATCCACTATGGATACAGGCTGCTCCAGGAGAGCTTGTAAGAGCGTATGAGAATCTGTTCAGCAATGCCATTCGGTATGGTTCGCAAGGTAAACTAATGGAGATTGGGCTGGCCCTTGAAGGTAGAGAGGCTGTAGTCCGCATCAGTAATTATGGTGAACTGATTCCGGCACAAGATCTGCCACATCTGTTTGATCGATTCTATCGGGTAGATAAGTCCCGTTCCCGCGATACGGGAGGTACCGGTCTCGGCCTAGCGATTGCCAAATCGATGATTGAATTACATCGAGGAAGTATCGTTGCCTACAGTGAAAATGGCAGAACGGATTTTGTTACCCGATTCCCTGTAACTGCTGCTCCACCAAGTAATTACTCAGAGAAATAA
- a CDS encoding response regulator transcription factor → MAQPATILLVDDEQEIIKLMEIYFGNEGYRILTANDGLEALEQLKRESIDLIILDVMMPNMDGIEACMKIREEQKMPIIMLSAKSMDMDKITGLSIGADDYVTKPFNPLELVARAKSQLRRYHTFNEGRENKEHEWVIDDLVINTDTHEVWVDEQPVRLTPREFAVLELLARHQGSVLSMEQIYRQVWKEEFMESNNTVMVHIRKIREKIELDSKHPKFIHTVWGVGYKMIKPQ, encoded by the coding sequence GTGGCACAGCCAGCAACCATTCTGCTTGTCGATGATGAGCAGGAGATTATTAAACTGATGGAAATTTATTTTGGCAACGAGGGTTATCGGATTCTCACCGCGAATGATGGGCTTGAAGCGCTGGAACAATTGAAAAGAGAGTCGATTGATCTCATTATTCTGGATGTCATGATGCCAAATATGGACGGAATAGAAGCTTGTATGAAAATTCGGGAAGAGCAGAAAATGCCGATTATTATGCTGTCCGCCAAAAGCATGGATATGGATAAAATCACAGGGCTAAGCATCGGTGCTGATGATTATGTAACCAAACCGTTTAACCCGCTTGAACTTGTCGCACGGGCGAAATCTCAGCTGCGCAGGTATCATACCTTCAATGAAGGTCGGGAGAACAAAGAGCACGAGTGGGTTATTGATGATCTGGTCATTAATACCGATACACATGAAGTTTGGGTGGATGAGCAGCCGGTTCGTCTGACTCCGCGTGAATTTGCAGTTCTTGAATTACTGGCTCGTCACCAAGGTTCAGTACTTAGTATGGAACAGATCTATCGTCAAGTCTGGAAAGAAGAATTCATGGAGTCGAATAATACCGTCATGGTACATATTCGCAAGATTCGTGAGAAGATTGAACTCGACAGCAAACACCCCAAGTTTATTCATACCGTATGGGGTGTTGGTTATAAGATGATCAAACCGCAATAA
- a CDS encoding response regulator transcription factor has product MDNVSLLLVDDEQAILHMLKTVLLKEQFLDIDTVTTGEAAIDACNNKTYHCIVLDIMLPGKSGLEICPFLRQVTDAPILFLTAKTTDYDKLTGFAVGGDDYVAKPFNPLEVVARIKSLLKRYLPTKTSEIPDHVSSNVNTSSSSIPEGVYDFGRFQVLEWAGELRVEGESVSCPALVFQLLLFFCKHPNRIFTKSDLYERVWGSEAISDDNTVMVHIHRIRERIEADPSNPVFLVNVRGLGYKLIQPEHVSRP; this is encoded by the coding sequence ATGGATAACGTCTCATTACTGCTTGTGGATGATGAACAGGCTATTCTGCATATGCTGAAAACCGTTCTGCTCAAAGAGCAGTTTCTCGATATTGATACCGTTACAACAGGCGAAGCTGCCATTGATGCCTGCAACAACAAGACGTATCATTGCATCGTGCTCGACATCATGCTTCCTGGCAAAAGCGGACTGGAAATCTGTCCTTTTCTACGGCAGGTCACCGATGCTCCTATCCTGTTTCTGACGGCCAAAACAACCGATTATGACAAATTAACTGGGTTCGCCGTCGGTGGCGACGATTATGTTGCCAAACCCTTTAATCCTCTCGAAGTCGTTGCTCGAATTAAATCATTACTGAAGCGTTATTTACCTACTAAAACATCAGAGATCCCGGACCACGTCTCATCTAACGTAAATACGTCATCTTCCAGTATCCCGGAGGGTGTGTACGACTTTGGACGATTCCAGGTATTGGAATGGGCTGGTGAGCTTCGAGTTGAAGGAGAATCCGTATCCTGTCCAGCACTTGTGTTTCAATTGCTGCTCTTTTTCTGCAAGCATCCCAATCGCATATTCACCAAATCAGATCTATATGAGCGAGTATGGGGCTCTGAAGCCATTAGTGATGATAATACCGTGATGGTTCATATTCACCGCATTCGGGAGCGCATTGAAGCCGATCCTTCCAATCCGGTGTTTCTCGTCAATGTCCGGGGTTTGGGTTACAAACTGATTCAGCCGGAACATGTGTCACGCCCATGA
- a CDS encoding GNAT family N-acetyltransferase, protein MKLEDVQIEYARLEDLPRIVEIYNSTIEGRMATADLEPVTVEQRLPWFEEHSPDHRPLWVMKQAGQVVAWASLSSFYGRPAYNGTVEVSVYVDQQSRGIGAGGRLLETVFAACPALGITTILGFVFGHNEPSLGLLRKHGFEQWGYYPEVAVLDGVNRDLAILGKKI, encoded by the coding sequence ATGAAACTGGAAGATGTGCAGATTGAATATGCGCGCCTGGAGGACTTGCCGAGGATTGTGGAAATTTATAATTCTACCATTGAGGGCCGTATGGCAACAGCGGATTTGGAGCCGGTGACGGTGGAGCAACGTTTGCCTTGGTTCGAGGAACATTCACCGGATCATCGTCCACTCTGGGTGATGAAGCAAGCAGGACAGGTGGTAGCTTGGGCAAGTCTCAGCTCGTTCTATGGACGCCCTGCGTATAACGGAACGGTGGAAGTTAGTGTATACGTCGATCAGCAAAGCCGCGGAATTGGGGCTGGCGGACGTTTGCTCGAAACGGTATTTGCGGCGTGTCCTGCACTTGGGATTACGACCATTCTCGGATTTGTCTTTGGGCATAACGAACCGAGTCTGGGGTTATTGCGCAAGCATGGTTTTGAACAATGGGGGTATTATCCCGAAGTTGCCGTACTGGATGGTGTGAATAGAGATCTGGCGATTTTGGGCAAAAAAATATAA
- a CDS encoding ammonium transporter: protein MTLETLSTGIDTVWVVLSAAMILLMEGGFALLEAGFVRYKNSVNIIMKVFADITIGTLLFYAIGFGLMYGSDVGGFAGVTGFFLNGDLSHLNVPVSLETFWLFQAAFTIAVISIVSGAVAERINFRAYLLYIILMTAIIYPIGGHWAWGGGWLSQLGMQDFAGSAVIHALGGFSALAAAIIIGPRKGKYTPLGVSAIALPSNLPLASVGAFLLWFGWFGFNAGSTLSATDVRIGHIAIVTMLSAASGGAVTLLYTLFRFNRSDAPSVINGSLAGLVGITAGCAFVGDVAAIFIGAVSGLLMMAATNWLDRRQIDDPVGAFPVHAASGMWGTIAVGLFATDGGLFMGGGWRLLGVQALGLTALVIWGFAMTWIGLKLIGKIVPVRSTEEEEDLGLDISYHGVMAAHQAHEFLDGEEHMRAYQEKSSDPNR, encoded by the coding sequence ATGACTTTGGAGACGTTAAGCACCGGGATTGATACGGTCTGGGTCGTACTGAGTGCAGCAATGATTTTATTGATGGAGGGTGGATTCGCCCTGCTCGAGGCTGGCTTTGTGCGTTATAAAAATAGTGTGAACATTATTATGAAGGTTTTTGCTGACATTACGATTGGGACGTTACTGTTCTATGCTATCGGTTTTGGACTGATGTATGGTTCGGACGTGGGTGGTTTTGCGGGAGTAACGGGGTTTTTCCTGAATGGGGATTTGTCTCACCTTAACGTACCGGTATCTCTGGAGACATTCTGGTTGTTCCAGGCTGCCTTTACCATTGCTGTTATTTCCATCGTTTCAGGAGCGGTAGCCGAGCGGATCAATTTCCGTGCCTATCTGTTGTATATCATATTGATGACGGCGATTATCTATCCAATTGGTGGACACTGGGCATGGGGCGGCGGCTGGCTTAGTCAGCTGGGGATGCAGGACTTTGCCGGTTCGGCTGTCATCCATGCACTCGGCGGATTCTCGGCACTGGCGGCTGCGATTATCATTGGCCCGCGTAAAGGCAAATACACGCCACTTGGGGTAAGTGCCATTGCACTCCCGAGCAATCTGCCATTGGCATCTGTAGGTGCATTTCTGTTATGGTTTGGCTGGTTTGGCTTCAATGCTGGTAGTACACTCAGTGCGACTGATGTAAGAATTGGTCACATTGCGATTGTCACGATGTTATCTGCGGCTTCGGGTGGTGCGGTTACGCTGTTGTATACGTTATTCCGCTTCAATCGTTCAGATGCGCCATCGGTCATTAACGGTTCACTCGCGGGACTCGTCGGCATTACGGCAGGCTGTGCTTTTGTTGGTGATGTAGCAGCGATATTCATTGGGGCAGTATCCGGTCTATTAATGATGGCTGCCACCAACTGGCTGGACCGTCGGCAGATTGATGATCCGGTTGGTGCGTTCCCGGTGCATGCTGCATCTGGCATGTGGGGAACGATTGCTGTAGGTCTATTCGCTACGGATGGTGGATTATTCATGGGCGGCGGCTGGAGGTTGCTGGGTGTTCAAGCACTTGGCCTTACAGCCCTGGTCATCTGGGGATTCGCCATGACTTGGATCGGGTTAAAGTTGATTGGCAAAATTGTGCCTGTACGTTCGACAGAAGAAGAGGAGGATTTGGGTCTGGATATCAGCTATCATGGTGTGATGGCAGCCCATCAGGCCCATGAATTCCTGGATGGTGAGGAGCATATGCGTGCTTACCAGGAAAAGTCTTCTGATCCAAATCGTTGA
- a CDS encoding YwqG family protein: protein MIKPEQCERLTRKARKTLEEYGLGVAADLLLSSSRWGIRLDVSTLDEYRRTGNSRVGGHPDLPSRMEWPVTQEGVPMTFLAQLNLVDLSPYTPNDGRGTLPERGMLYFFVGKDESACPIEHRVIFEPSSHNLIRREPEGDTALDGAPFVAHSVTVLPNLEFPTYAYIDANALNELSPLRLETDEAESEVSLYDRYLEFESSWNHPSTLNWGGMFGYPDGQHPDAEHRALLQIALGEEYDYNEQECEKKLTKHYGGDEERTWQELSDTLLLLKVDTHDAIGFQWWDCGEMQFFIRKSDLEAGRFEQTYCSLYSS from the coding sequence ATGATTAAGCCAGAACAATGTGAACGTCTGACCAGAAAAGCCCGTAAAACACTTGAGGAATATGGTTTGGGAGTCGCTGCAGATCTGTTGTTATCTTCAAGCCGCTGGGGAATTCGCCTCGATGTATCCACACTGGACGAATATCGCAGAACAGGAAACTCACGTGTGGGTGGACATCCGGATTTGCCAAGTCGCATGGAATGGCCCGTAACACAAGAAGGAGTCCCGATGACTTTCCTGGCCCAACTGAACCTGGTGGACTTGTCGCCGTATACGCCGAATGATGGGCGCGGGACTTTGCCTGAACGTGGCATGTTATACTTTTTCGTTGGCAAGGATGAATCTGCTTGTCCCATTGAACATCGTGTGATTTTTGAGCCGAGTTCTCATAACCTGATAAGGCGAGAGCCTGAAGGTGATACCGCGCTGGATGGAGCCCCGTTTGTTGCACATTCAGTGACCGTGCTGCCTAATCTTGAGTTTCCTACATATGCATATATTGACGCCAACGCGCTGAATGAGCTCTCGCCGCTTCGGCTTGAGACGGATGAGGCCGAATCGGAAGTGAGTCTGTATGACCGCTACCTTGAATTCGAGTCGAGCTGGAATCATCCGAGTACGCTGAATTGGGGTGGGATGTTTGGATATCCTGACGGGCAGCATCCGGATGCCGAGCATCGTGCCTTGTTACAGATCGCACTGGGAGAAGAGTACGATTATAATGAGCAGGAATGTGAGAAGAAGCTGACCAAGCATTACGGCGGTGATGAGGAACGGACATGGCAGGAACTATCCGATACGCTGCTGCTGTTGAAGGTAGATACACATGATGCTATTGGTTTCCAATGGTGGGATTGCGGGGAAATGCAATTTTTCATTCGCAAGTCTGACTTGGAGGCTGGACGATTCGAGCAAACGTATTGTTCGTTATACTCAAGTTGA
- a CDS encoding DinB family protein — MFTRNDDIRNQIWEAVSGLEEEQLNRKPSPEQWSIMQVLRHLNLMENVIGKQARLALEKEQTVSVDKKPYELSLDRSRSVEAPPHLQPPAAPEALADVRSDLDKSHQALNDFALDHDPDLLHSKSFPHPVFGEMDLTQWIDFASYHEERHLGQIQEIKQQLGM; from the coding sequence ATGTTTACTCGTAATGACGATATACGCAACCAAATCTGGGAAGCCGTCTCGGGACTCGAAGAAGAACAATTGAACCGCAAGCCTTCACCCGAACAGTGGAGTATTATGCAAGTACTACGTCATCTGAATCTGATGGAAAATGTCATTGGAAAACAAGCCCGCCTAGCCCTCGAGAAGGAACAGACGGTGTCTGTGGACAAAAAACCATATGAATTATCGTTGGATCGCAGCCGCTCCGTCGAGGCACCACCCCATCTTCAGCCTCCAGCAGCGCCTGAAGCACTCGCTGACGTACGCAGTGATCTGGACAAATCTCACCAAGCGTTAAATGACTTTGCATTGGATCATGATCCTGACCTGTTGCACAGCAAGTCCTTTCCTCATCCCGTGTTTGGTGAGATGGATCTTACCCAATGGATTGACTTTGCAAGTTATCATGAGGAACGTCATCTGGGACAGATCCAAGAGATTAAACAGCAGCTTGGCATGTAA
- a CDS encoding aminoglycoside phosphotransferase family protein has product MEQHDTWNASMDNTLMDRLKQIPELGQATRIEPVMKGYSADVKFKMFVPGQGHVLVRVYDVAEEWMKQREYQCLQSMQQLGVLCPATLGIGRLDEKYGYMILSYIEGEDASERLPQLNEQQQWAVGFEAGAQLQLIHQLPMKEQIESWYIRKSTKHQRYVERYKQCPIVMKEDHAILTFIADHLGWMKNRPDGFQHDDFHPSNLVIKQDNLAGVIDFNRYDQGDPIHEFLKLGLFASEISIPYSMGQIQGYFDGNEPDELFWRLYSLYTAMALVSSVVWIQQVKPEETLEMMAKIERVREDHDDFRSFIPRWYTLNR; this is encoded by the coding sequence GTGGAACAACACGATACATGGAATGCATCGATGGACAATACGTTGATGGACAGGTTAAAACAGATTCCTGAACTTGGTCAGGCCACGCGGATTGAACCTGTTATGAAGGGGTATTCAGCAGATGTTAAATTCAAAATGTTTGTCCCTGGCCAAGGGCATGTGCTGGTGAGGGTGTATGATGTTGCAGAGGAATGGATGAAGCAAAGGGAATATCAATGTTTGCAGAGCATGCAACAATTAGGTGTACTGTGTCCAGCAACGTTGGGCATAGGTAGATTGGATGAGAAGTACGGTTATATGATTCTTAGCTACATTGAAGGTGAAGATGCTTCCGAGAGACTACCCCAGCTGAATGAACAGCAGCAGTGGGCGGTTGGCTTCGAAGCAGGAGCGCAGCTACAGCTGATTCATCAGTTGCCGATGAAGGAACAGATCGAATCATGGTACATACGCAAGAGCACGAAGCATCAACGTTACGTGGAGCGCTATAAACAGTGTCCTATCGTGATGAAAGAGGATCATGCTATTTTAACGTTTATTGCAGACCATCTTGGTTGGATGAAAAATCGTCCTGATGGATTTCAGCATGATGACTTCCACCCGAGCAATCTTGTCATTAAGCAGGATAATCTCGCAGGAGTGATTGATTTTAATCGTTATGATCAAGGTGATCCCATTCATGAATTTTTGAAGCTGGGTTTGTTTGCTTCGGAGATCAGTATTCCATATTCCATGGGTCAGATTCAGGGCTATTTCGATGGCAATGAACCGGATGAGTTATTCTGGAGACTGTATTCACTGTATACGGCTATGGCGCTGGTGTCTTCCGTGGTGTGGATTCAGCAGGTGAAGCCTGAAGAGACGCTTGAGATGATGGCCAAGATCGAGCGAGTCCGTGAAGATCACGATGATTTTCGCAGTTTCATCCCTCGGTGGTATACTTTGAACAGGTAA
- a CDS encoding M23 family metallopeptidase, with product MNREGHLKSEQHTHSKLQNRKGWKVLAITLGACVILSACGNSNSITSDQAEQQSAEQASNNEASENTHQEQNSASEGTAMVTPDNFVDTLMKGSSEDIYRQLSPQMKEAITLENLKTSADEFLEGVTSLDQVFAAEMNNLTEFAWKDQTGTKGIRAYFTEANQIDGLLIQPLKTHKNTDQKFTKTEFHFPLKGEWYVFWGGNDVMSNYHYEHETQRYALDIIRSKEGFSYKGDAKVNASYHAFGQPLYAAADGTVVDIKNNIPDNIPGVMNPEEPAGNYVVIDHGNSEYSITAHIKEGTVSVKKGDKLKQGDLIGELGNSGNSSEAHLHFQVSDGPDLFTSRSINIRWADQTQQLTRGNTIQGLPE from the coding sequence ATGAACAGAGAAGGTCATCTGAAATCAGAGCAACATACACATTCGAAATTACAGAATAGAAAGGGCTGGAAGGTGCTTGCGATTACCCTTGGAGCTTGCGTGATATTGTCTGCTTGCGGCAACAGCAATTCCATTACTTCCGACCAGGCAGAGCAACAGTCAGCCGAACAGGCATCCAATAATGAAGCGAGCGAGAACACTCATCAGGAACAGAATTCCGCTTCAGAAGGAACTGCAATGGTTACACCCGACAATTTTGTTGATACCCTCATGAAGGGTTCCAGTGAAGATATTTACCGTCAGTTGAGTCCTCAAATGAAGGAAGCGATCACACTTGAAAATCTTAAAACGTCTGCTGACGAGTTCCTGGAAGGAGTAACTTCCCTGGATCAAGTGTTCGCAGCTGAGATGAACAATCTGACCGAGTTCGCCTGGAAGGATCAAACAGGGACAAAAGGGATTCGAGCCTATTTTACCGAGGCCAATCAGATTGATGGTCTGTTGATCCAGCCGCTGAAAACCCATAAGAATACAGATCAAAAGTTCACCAAAACCGAATTCCATTTCCCTTTAAAGGGTGAATGGTATGTGTTCTGGGGAGGCAACGATGTGATGTCGAACTATCATTATGAGCATGAAACACAGCGCTACGCGCTGGATATCATTCGGTCAAAAGAAGGTTTCAGCTATAAAGGGGATGCCAAGGTGAACGCAAGCTACCATGCTTTTGGTCAACCACTCTATGCTGCTGCGGACGGAACAGTTGTCGATATCAAAAATAACATACCAGACAATATACCCGGCGTCATGAATCCGGAAGAACCAGCGGGTAACTATGTGGTGATTGACCATGGCAACAGTGAATACAGCATCACAGCACACATCAAGGAAGGCACTGTTTCGGTCAAAAAAGGAGATAAGCTCAAGCAGGGAGACCTCATCGGCGAACTTGGTAATTCGGGGAACTCCAGTGAAGCTCATCTGCATTTCCAGGTGTCGGACGGCCCGGATCTGTTCACATCTCGCTCAATTAACATTCGTTGGGCAGACCAGACTCAGCAGTTAACTCGTGGGAACACAATTCAGGGACTTCCAGAGTAA
- a CDS encoding DinB family protein: MYLLIQSAFKHIDVAVTSLIDICDQLSEEDLALTPIEGKRPVGELLAHLSVICRADVYISEGASEEEMAQFYAENQVHSLGEIKQALIDNQMYLYQRYRQFNTEELLHVTDSYWGASYSRLEWLLEIMGHVYHHRGQLYTMLTLTGKEPESVLFK; the protein is encoded by the coding sequence GTGTATCTGTTGATTCAATCTGCGTTCAAACATATTGACGTGGCTGTAACATCTTTAATCGATATATGTGATCAGCTGTCGGAAGAAGACTTGGCTTTGACTCCAATTGAAGGTAAACGACCTGTTGGAGAATTACTAGCCCATCTGTCTGTGATCTGCCGAGCGGATGTTTATATTTCTGAAGGTGCATCGGAGGAAGAGATGGCTCAATTCTATGCAGAGAATCAGGTGCATTCGCTCGGTGAGATCAAGCAGGCTCTGATTGATAACCAGATGTATCTATACCAACGGTACAGGCAGTTTAACACGGAAGAGTTATTACATGTGACGGATTCGTACTGGGGAGCTTCCTATAGTCGGCTGGAGTGGTTACTTGAGATTATGGGGCATGTATATCATCACAGAGGACAATTGTATACGATGCTGACCCTAACGGGCAAAGAACCCGAATCAGTACTTTTCAAATAG